A single window of Nocardia higoensis DNA harbors:
- the ilvN gene encoding acetolactate synthase small subunit, with amino-acid sequence MSSTHTLSVLVEDKPGVLARVASLFSRRGFNIESLAVGGTELPDISRMTIVVTVEDLPLEQVTKQLNKLVNVIKIVEQDADASVARELILVKVRADASVRTQVIEAVQLFRAKVIDVSPDALTVEATGTRSKLDALLRMLEPYGIREIVQSGVVAVGRGPKSITATR; translated from the coding sequence ATGAGCAGCACCCACACCCTGAGCGTCCTGGTCGAGGACAAGCCGGGCGTGCTGGCGCGGGTGGCGAGCCTGTTCTCCCGCCGTGGGTTCAATATCGAGTCGCTGGCGGTCGGTGGCACCGAACTGCCCGACATCTCGCGGATGACCATCGTCGTCACCGTCGAGGATCTGCCGCTCGAGCAGGTCACCAAGCAGCTCAACAAGCTGGTGAACGTCATCAAGATCGTCGAGCAGGACGCCGATGCCTCGGTGGCCCGCGAACTGATCCTGGTGAAGGTGCGCGCCGACGCCAGTGTGCGGACCCAGGTGATCGAGGCCGTGCAGTTGTTCCGCGCCAAGGTCATCGACGTCTCGCCGGACGCGCTCACCGTCGAGGCGACCGGCACTCGTTCCAAGCTCGACGCGCTGCTGCGCATGCTCGAGCCGTACGGTATCCGGGAGATCGTGCAGTCCGGTGTCGTCGCCGTCGGTCGCGGACCCAAGTCCATCACCGCGACGCGCTGA
- a CDS encoding acetolactate synthase large subunit, protein MSAPTARPGPSARRSAPSANQQTGSQAHQPAGTANRRQVPPERVTGAQSVVRSLEELGVDTVFGIPGGAILPVYDPLFDSTKVRHVLVRHEQGAGHAATGYAQATGKVGVCMATSGPGATNLVTPIADAQMDSVPIVAITGQVGRSLIGTDAFQEADISGITMPITKHNFLITDGIDIPRMIAEAFYLAASGRPGAVLVDIPKDVLQAQTTFSWPPEMRLPGYRPVTKPHGKQVREAARMILDAKRPVLYVGGGVIKADASAELLRLAELTGIPVVTTLMARGAFPDSHRLNMGMPGMHGTVGAVAALQKSDLLITLGARFDDRVTGQLDSFAPEAKVIHADIDPAEIGKNRHADVPIVGDCREVIAELVETLQADPAVGGDAPLLNLTEWWTYLDGIRDQYPLGWTPPSDGSLSPEFVIEALGRLAGPDAIYCAGVGQHQMWAAQFVKYEKPRTWLNSGGLGTMGYAVPAAMGAKMGMPDREVWAVDGDGCFQMTNQELATCAVEGVPIKVALINNGNLGMVRQWQTLFYEERYSNTDLGTHTLRIPDFVKLAEALGCHGIRVEKEEEVEAAIREAQSINDRPVVIDFIVGKDAQVWPMVAAGTSNDEIMAARGIRPLFDEDEQAAEPAVIHEAMTHGQQQAAENEGTEA, encoded by the coding sequence GTGAGCGCACCAACCGCACGACCCGGGCCCTCGGCCCGCAGGTCAGCGCCTTCGGCGAATCAGCAGACCGGTAGCCAGGCGCATCAGCCCGCCGGCACGGCCAACCGCCGCCAGGTCCCGCCCGAGCGGGTGACCGGCGCGCAGTCGGTCGTCCGCTCGCTCGAGGAGCTCGGCGTCGACACCGTATTCGGCATTCCCGGCGGCGCGATCCTGCCCGTCTACGACCCGCTGTTCGACTCCACCAAGGTGCGTCACGTGCTGGTGCGCCATGAGCAGGGCGCGGGCCACGCCGCTACCGGTTACGCGCAGGCCACCGGCAAGGTCGGTGTGTGTATGGCCACATCCGGCCCCGGCGCGACCAACCTGGTGACCCCGATCGCCGACGCCCAGATGGACTCGGTCCCGATCGTCGCCATCACCGGCCAGGTCGGCCGCAGCCTGATCGGCACCGACGCCTTCCAGGAAGCCGACATCTCCGGCATCACCATGCCGATCACCAAGCACAACTTCCTGATCACCGACGGCATCGACATCCCGCGCATGATCGCCGAGGCGTTCTACCTGGCCGCCTCCGGTCGTCCCGGCGCCGTCCTGGTCGACATCCCCAAGGACGTGTTGCAGGCGCAGACCACCTTCAGCTGGCCGCCGGAGATGCGGCTGCCCGGCTACCGCCCGGTCACCAAGCCGCACGGCAAGCAGGTCCGTGAAGCCGCCAGGATGATCCTCGACGCCAAGCGCCCCGTGCTCTACGTCGGCGGCGGCGTCATCAAGGCCGACGCCTCGGCCGAGCTGCTGAGGCTGGCCGAGCTGACCGGCATCCCGGTGGTCACCACCCTGATGGCGCGCGGCGCGTTCCCCGACAGCCACCGCCTGAACATGGGCATGCCCGGCATGCACGGCACCGTCGGCGCCGTCGCCGCGCTGCAGAAGTCGGATCTGCTGATCACCCTCGGCGCCCGTTTCGACGACCGCGTCACCGGCCAGCTCGATTCCTTCGCGCCCGAGGCCAAGGTCATCCACGCCGACATCGACCCGGCCGAGATCGGCAAGAACCGGCACGCCGACGTCCCGATCGTCGGTGACTGCCGCGAGGTCATCGCCGAACTGGTCGAGACCCTGCAGGCCGACCCGGCCGTCGGCGGCGACGCTCCGCTGTTGAACCTGACCGAGTGGTGGACCTACCTCGACGGCATCCGCGACCAGTACCCGCTGGGCTGGACCCCGCCGAGCGACGGCTCGCTGTCCCCGGAGTTCGTCATCGAGGCGCTGGGCCGCCTGGCCGGTCCCGACGCCATCTACTGCGCGGGCGTCGGCCAGCACCAGATGTGGGCCGCCCAGTTCGTCAAGTACGAGAAGCCGCGCACCTGGCTCAACTCCGGTGGCCTGGGCACCATGGGCTACGCCGTGCCCGCCGCGATGGGCGCCAAGATGGGCATGCCCGACCGTGAGGTCTGGGCCGTCGACGGCGACGGCTGCTTCCAGATGACCAATCAGGAACTGGCCACCTGCGCCGTCGAGGGCGTGCCGATCAAGGTGGCGCTGATCAACAACGGCAACCTCGGCATGGTCCGCCAGTGGCAGACCCTGTTCTACGAGGAGCGCTACTCCAACACCGATCTGGGCACCCACACCCTGCGCATCCCCGATTTCGTCAAGCTCGCCGAAGCCCTGGGCTGCCACGGCATCCGCGTCGAGAAGGAAGAAGAGGTCGAGGCCGCGATCCGCGAGGCACAGTCGATCAACGACCGCCCCGTCGTCATCGACTTCATCGTCGGCAAGGATGCCCAGGTGTGGCCGATGGTCGCCGCGGGCACCAGCAACGACGAGATCATGGCCGCGCGTGGCATCCGTCCGCTCTTCGACGAGGACGAGCAGGCCGCCGAGCCCGCGGTCATCCACGAGGCGATGACGCACGGCCAGCAGCAGGCAGCAGAGAACGAGGGGACCGAAGCATGA